The Colias croceus chromosome 18, ilColCroc2.1 genome has a window encoding:
- the LOC123699731 gene encoding uncharacterized protein LOC123699731, translated as MSYLSASENVGFSGIPQNISDASCASQYKMAVESVPGSCNSEVNMFIHDSSGDEQAYLPHLTDNYFHTKFKIDHNDLYTFHDSDVIAGEITVSQTDDNFIFSDGVDDKMKLLNSPNKELDILGVLTNGDIKEELKEPVLNGHYELNITSTENKLVNSKAINTKVKKNQINCTNQANVTAIRRPSVHSPKGHSISQTGKVSITNSNISNEKTTSVGKGGQETFLDVFKREQCLTECQMGAVKTEPIVAPVKPTPAPKKPSTVKPSQAKVKKGRGPIMHEALQRIPTQCRALVVPIKTWHAPDEELFQCGPLDAQKWNPFRQLESSSSDDDNMPDFESASGPVCVEESAAESRSARLELRRAAMRRHVMRTATSMHLTKKHNEHKALATLIKKQLNGKSSCRLPQQTMNHLLAMRGMSSTLSLQERRKLRASGWSGGESSKLDANASSMCAEEKCSETPLPCGRYCLAHVTLAPEQRLYAACAAVFAGGERCKQPLLPLQEQTPLCPEHAWKRDNYELLNREGRPQKAARKRVWAGNRLARPPRPPRKPKRRRRLVPKRPPVHTQSLSEINACSNSSYDSSEDTVVGGLSESEYMTNNSGELEVGHVPPDDILDPSVLSQIPDEAFTEFFNQAESGSTFAESSELAAALEAVLDERALDMPECVFSQSPRNKMQVTAVSMEPSSAPS; from the exons ATGTCCTATTTGAGTGCTTCAGAAAATGTGGG TTTCAGTGGTATTCCCCAAAATATATCCGATGCAAGTTGTGCGTCCCAGTATAAAATGGCTGTTGAGAGTGTGCCTGGAAGTTGCAATAGTGAAGTAAACATGTTCATTCATGATAGTTCTGGCGATGAACAAGCTTATTTACCCCATTTAACTGAtaactattttcatacaaaattcaaaatagaTCACAATGATTTATACACATTTCATGATTCTGATGTTATTGCCGGAGAGATTACTGTCAGTCAGACcgatgataattttatattctctGATGGAGTCGATGACAAAATGAAACTACTCAATAGTCCAAATAAAGAATTGGATATTCTGGGAGTGCTCACCAATGGCGATATAAAGGAAGAATTGAAGGAACCAGTTTTGAATGGTCATTATGAACTGAACATAACTAGTACAGAAAACAAGTTAGTTAATAGTAAGGCTATAAATACCAAAGTAAAGAAGAATCAAATCAATTGTACGAATCAAGCCAATGTCACTGCGATTAGACGGCCAAGTGTTCATAGCCCAAAGGGTCATTCAATATCACAGACTGGTAAAGTCAGTATTACTAACAGTAATATAAGCAATGAAAAGACAACTTCAGTGGGTAAGGGTGGGCAGGAGACATTTCTAGATGTTTTCAAGCGAGAGCAATGTTTAACTGAATGCCAAATGGGAGCCGTTAAGACTGAACCTATTGTTGCACCTGTTAAACCTACACCTGCTCCCAAAAAACCATCAACAG TTAAACCATCACAGGCGAAAGTAAAAAAGGGTAGAGGGCCGATCATGCATGAGGCGCTACAACGGATACCAACACAGTGTAGAGCATTAGTAGTGCCAATAAAGACGTGGCACGCGCCCGATGAAGAGTTATTTCAATGTGGACCTTTGGACGCACAGAAGTGGAATCCGTTCAGACAGCTTGAGAGTAGCAGCAGCGATGATGACAATATGCCCGATtttg aatctGCCTCCGGTCCGGTATGTGTAGAAGAAAGTGCAGCGGAGTCCCGTAGCGCACGACTGGAGTTACGGAGGGCGGCCATGAGGAGACACGTCATGAGAACGGCTACCAGCATGCACTTGACTAAGAAACATAATGAGCATAAAGCTTTGGCTACCCTTATAAAG aaACAACTGAATGGAAAAAGTTCTTGCCGTCTTCCACAACAAACTATGAATCATTTATTGGCGATGCGTGGTATGTCTTCAACGTTATCATTACAAGAGCGCAGAAAACTGAG AGCAAGTGGGTGGTCAGGCGGCGAGAGCAGCAAGCTCGACGCGAACGCTTCCAGTATGTGCGCAGAGGAGAAGTGCAGCGAAACGCCGCTGCCGTGCGGGCGCTACTGCCTCGCGCACGTGACGCTGGCGCCCGAGCAGCGGCTGTACGCGGCGTGCGCGGCCGTGTTCGCGGGCGGCGAGCGCTGCAAGCAGCCGCTGCTGCCGCTGCAGGAGCAGACACCGCTCTGCCCGGAGCACGCGTGGAAGCGG GACAACTACGAGCTCCTGAACCGCGAGGGGCGTCCACAGAAAGCGGCACGCAAGCGCGTGTGGGCGGGCAACCGGCTCGCGCGGCCGCCGCGCCCGCCGCGCAAGCCCAAGCGGCGCCGCAGGCTTGTGCCCAAGCGGCCTCCCGTGCACACGCAGAGCCTGTCAG AAATAAACGCTTGCTCGAATTCATCATACGACAGTTCTGAAGACACGGTGGTCGGCGGTCTCAGTGAGAGCGAATACATGACAAATAATTCTGGGGAGCTTG aAGTGGGTCACGTGCCGCCCGATGACATTCTGGATCCTTCGGTTTTGAGTCAGATACCTGATGAGGCGTTCACGGAGTTTTTTAACCAAG cGGAAAGCGGCAGTACATTTGCCGAAAGCTCAGAACTTGCGGCGGCACTAGAAGCCGTATTGGACGAGCGTGCTCTTGACATGCCCGAATGTGTTTTCTCACAATCACCGAGGAATAAG ATGCAAGTAACCGCAGTGAGCATGGAGCCATCGAGCGCGCCCtcataa
- the LOC123699651 gene encoding serine/threonine-protein phosphatase 4 regulatory subunit 3 isoform X1 yields MTDTRRRVKLYALNADRQWDDRGTGHVSSCYVERLKGTSLLVRAESDGTLLLESKIQPDTAYQKQQDTLIVWSEGDNFDLALSFQEKAGCDEIWEKICQVQGKDPSVEITQDIVEESEDERFDEMSDSVQPVELPACEMGRLEDISELVNSCLVSPARKDKLAAALETQHYIKKLLNLFHMCEDIENIEGLHHLYEIFKSIFLLNKNTLFDTMFADDTIFDVVGCLEYDPSLPQPKKHREYLRELAKFREAIPIKNKDLLAKIHQTYRVQYIQDIVLPTPTVFEDNLLSTLSSFIFFNKVEIVKLIEEDDKFLTDLFKLLMDDKTPDPKRRDLVLFLKEFCNFSQNLQPQDKDAFYKTLVSLGILPALEITLSIDDQKTKTASIDILTYIVEFSPSVVRDYTLQQASNTEEEQMLLNIVIEQMLRDQDPELGGAVQLMGVLRILLDPESMLASVNKSEKADFLNFFYKHSIQTLIAPLLDNTTGEKPLKEDYHTVQLLGLVLELLAFCVEHHTYHIKTCILNKDLLRRILVLMRSTHTFLVLGALRFMRKIIALKDEYYNRYIIKGNLFAPVIDAFLRNNGRYNLLDSAILELFEFIKLEDIKSLCSHVVENYGKILEDVEYVQTFKTLKSKYDQHQDKLKERDRVSGSVAVAEAVVPSLLRTRYRREARQPDDEEEMWFNDEDELEDEAPLDAPATHAHHALDAIGKIVEKKVCTSSESVNGPSRVLLTTATAKPAHADVQVSTPRLLNKGLVDYDGDSDEEEESGGSGSSSGPSAPGEERDAKRPRLA; encoded by the exons ATGACTGACACTAGACGAAGAGTGAAGCTCTACGCTCTGAACGCTGACCGGCAGTGGGATGATAGGGGAACTGGCCATGTTTCATCTTGTTATGTAGAAAGGTTGAAAGGCACTTCCTTATTGGTGAGAGCAGAATCTGATGGAACATTATTGTTAGAAAGCAAAATACAGCCTGATACAGCCTATCAAAAGCAGCAAGATACTTTAATAGTATGGTCAGAAGGagataattttgatttagCTTTAAGTTTTCAAGAGAAAGCGGGCTGCGATGAAATATGGGAAAAAATTTGTCAG GTTCAAGGAAAAGATCCTTCAGTTGAAATTACTCAGGACATAGTAGAAGAATCAGAAGATGAAAGGTTTGATGAAATGTCTGATAGTGTACAGCCAGTAGAGCTGCCAGCATGCGAAATGGGTCGTTTGGAAGACATAAGTGAGTTGGTCAACAGTTGTCTGGTGTCACCTGCAAGGAAAGACAAATTGGCAGCTGCATTAGAAACTCAACACTACATAAAAAAACTCCTCAATCTATTTCATATGTGTGAAGATATTGAGAACATTGAAGGGTTGCATCATTTGTATGAGATATTTAAAAGCATTTTCCTTCTTAACAAAAATACACTGTTTGACACAATGTTTGCTGATGATACTATATTTGATGTAGTGGGATGTCTAGAATATGATCCTAGTTTACCCCAGCCGAAAAAACATAGAGAATATTTAAGAGAGCTAGCAAAATTCCGAGAAGCCattcctataaaaaataaggatcTACTCGCCAAAATTCATCAAACATACCGAGTACAGTACATACAAGATATTGTATTACCGACACCTACAGTTTTTGAAGATAATCTGCTAAGCACATTGTccagttttatatttttcaataaagtaGAGATAGTGAAACTAATAGAAGAAGATGACAAGTTTCTTACAGATTTATTTAAGTTACTAATGGATGATAAGACCCCTGACCCCAAGAGACGAGATTTAGTTCTATTTTTAAAGgagttttgtaatttttcacaaaatctgCAACCACAAGACAAAGATGccttttataaaacattagtTTCATTGGGGATCCTGCCAGCACTAGAAATAACACTAAGTATAGATGATCAGAAGACCAAGACTGCATCTATAGACATACTGACTTATATAGTGGAGTTCTCACCATCAGTTGTAAGGGATTATACTTTACAACAAGCAAGTAATACTGAAGAG GAGCAGAtgcttttaaatattgtgATAGAACAAATGCTAAGGGATCAAGACCCTGAACTGGGTGGAGCTGTGCAACTAATGGGTGTATTACGCATCCTCCTGGACCCAGAGAGCATGCTTGCGTCAGTCAATAAGAGTGAAAAAGCCGACttccttaattttttttacaaacataGTATACAGACattaatag CTCCATTATTAGATAACACAACGGGGGAGAAGCCACTCAAAGAAGACTACCACACTGTGCAGCTGCTGGGCTTAGTTCTAGAACTCCTGGCGTTCTGCGTCGAACATCACACATACCATATCAAGACATGTATATTAAATAAG GATCTCCTACGGCGCATTTTAGTGCTCATGAGATCCACGCACACTTTCCTCGTCCTGGGTGCACTAAGGTTCATGAGGAAAATCATTGCACTCAAAGATGAATACTACaaccgttacataattaaGGGCAACCTCTTTGCACCAGTGATAGATGCGTTCCTTAGGAATAATGGaag atataatttattagactCGGCTATATTAGAATTATTTGAATTCATCAAACTGGAAGACATCAAATCACTATGTTCGCACGTTGTAGAAAACTATGGGAAGATCTTAGAGGATGTTGAATATGTGCAAACGTTTAAAACGTTAAAATCGAAATACGATCAACATCAAGACAAACTCAAGGAGAGAGATAGAG TGAGCGGCAGCGTGGCGGTAGCGGAAGCGGTGGTACCATCTCTATTACGTACGAGATACCGACGCGAGGCGCGGCAGCCGGACGACGAGGAGGAGATGTGGTTCAACGACGAGGACGAGCTCGAGGATGAGGCACCATTAGATGCGCCAGCTACGCACGCGCATCACGCGCTAGACGCGATCG GTAAAATAGTGGAGAAGAAAGTGTGCACGAGCTCGGAGAGCGTGAACGGGCCCAGCCGCGTGCTGCTGACGACGGCGACCGCCAAGCCGGCGCACGCCGACGTTCAGGTATCCACGCCCAGATTACTCAATAAG GGTCTGGTGGACTACGACGGTGACTCGGACGAGGAGGAGGAGAGCGGCGGCAGCGGAAGTAGCAGCGGGCCGAGCGCGCCCGGCGAGGAGCGTGATGCCAAGCGGCCGCGGCTCGCGTAG
- the LOC123699651 gene encoding serine/threonine-protein phosphatase 4 regulatory subunit 3 isoform X2 yields MTDTRRRVKLYALNADRQWDDRGTGHVSSCYVERLKGTSLLVRAESDGTLLLESKIQPDTAYQKQQDTLIVWSEGDNFDLALSFQEKAGCDEIWEKICQVQGKDPSVEITQDIVEESEDERFDEMSDSVQPVELPACEMGRLEDISELVNSCLVSPARKDKLAAALETQHYIKKLLNLFHMCEDIENIEGLHHLYEIFKSIFLLNKNTLFDTMFADDTIFDVVGCLEYDPSLPQPKKHREYLRELAKFREAIPIKNKDLLAKIHQTYRVQYIQDIVLPTPTVFEDNLLSTLSSFIFFNKVEIVKLIEEDDKFLTDLFKLLMDDKTPDPKRRDLVLFLKEFCNFSQNLQPQDKDAFYKTLVSLGILPALEITLSIDDQKTKTASIDILTYIVEFSPSVVRDYTLQQASNTEEEQMLLNIVIEQMLRDQDPELGGAVQLMGVLRILLDPESMLASVNKSEKADFLNFFYKHSIQTLIAPLLDNTTGEKPLKEDYHTVQLLGLVLELLAFCVEHHTYHIKTCILNKDLLRRILVLMRSTHTFLVLGALRFMRKIIALKDEYYNRYIIKGNLFAPVIDAFLRNNGRYNLLDSAILELFEFIKLEDIKSLCSHVVENYGKILEDVEYVQTFKTLKSKYDQHQDKLKERDRVSGSVAVAEAVVPSLLRTRYRREARQPDDEEEMWFNDEDELEDEAPLDAPATHAHHALDAIGKIVEKKVCTSSESVNGPSRVLLTTATAKPAHADVQGLVDYDGDSDEEEESGGSGSSSGPSAPGEERDAKRPRLA; encoded by the exons ATGACTGACACTAGACGAAGAGTGAAGCTCTACGCTCTGAACGCTGACCGGCAGTGGGATGATAGGGGAACTGGCCATGTTTCATCTTGTTATGTAGAAAGGTTGAAAGGCACTTCCTTATTGGTGAGAGCAGAATCTGATGGAACATTATTGTTAGAAAGCAAAATACAGCCTGATACAGCCTATCAAAAGCAGCAAGATACTTTAATAGTATGGTCAGAAGGagataattttgatttagCTTTAAGTTTTCAAGAGAAAGCGGGCTGCGATGAAATATGGGAAAAAATTTGTCAG GTTCAAGGAAAAGATCCTTCAGTTGAAATTACTCAGGACATAGTAGAAGAATCAGAAGATGAAAGGTTTGATGAAATGTCTGATAGTGTACAGCCAGTAGAGCTGCCAGCATGCGAAATGGGTCGTTTGGAAGACATAAGTGAGTTGGTCAACAGTTGTCTGGTGTCACCTGCAAGGAAAGACAAATTGGCAGCTGCATTAGAAACTCAACACTACATAAAAAAACTCCTCAATCTATTTCATATGTGTGAAGATATTGAGAACATTGAAGGGTTGCATCATTTGTATGAGATATTTAAAAGCATTTTCCTTCTTAACAAAAATACACTGTTTGACACAATGTTTGCTGATGATACTATATTTGATGTAGTGGGATGTCTAGAATATGATCCTAGTTTACCCCAGCCGAAAAAACATAGAGAATATTTAAGAGAGCTAGCAAAATTCCGAGAAGCCattcctataaaaaataaggatcTACTCGCCAAAATTCATCAAACATACCGAGTACAGTACATACAAGATATTGTATTACCGACACCTACAGTTTTTGAAGATAATCTGCTAAGCACATTGTccagttttatatttttcaataaagtaGAGATAGTGAAACTAATAGAAGAAGATGACAAGTTTCTTACAGATTTATTTAAGTTACTAATGGATGATAAGACCCCTGACCCCAAGAGACGAGATTTAGTTCTATTTTTAAAGgagttttgtaatttttcacaaaatctgCAACCACAAGACAAAGATGccttttataaaacattagtTTCATTGGGGATCCTGCCAGCACTAGAAATAACACTAAGTATAGATGATCAGAAGACCAAGACTGCATCTATAGACATACTGACTTATATAGTGGAGTTCTCACCATCAGTTGTAAGGGATTATACTTTACAACAAGCAAGTAATACTGAAGAG GAGCAGAtgcttttaaatattgtgATAGAACAAATGCTAAGGGATCAAGACCCTGAACTGGGTGGAGCTGTGCAACTAATGGGTGTATTACGCATCCTCCTGGACCCAGAGAGCATGCTTGCGTCAGTCAATAAGAGTGAAAAAGCCGACttccttaattttttttacaaacataGTATACAGACattaatag CTCCATTATTAGATAACACAACGGGGGAGAAGCCACTCAAAGAAGACTACCACACTGTGCAGCTGCTGGGCTTAGTTCTAGAACTCCTGGCGTTCTGCGTCGAACATCACACATACCATATCAAGACATGTATATTAAATAAG GATCTCCTACGGCGCATTTTAGTGCTCATGAGATCCACGCACACTTTCCTCGTCCTGGGTGCACTAAGGTTCATGAGGAAAATCATTGCACTCAAAGATGAATACTACaaccgttacataattaaGGGCAACCTCTTTGCACCAGTGATAGATGCGTTCCTTAGGAATAATGGaag atataatttattagactCGGCTATATTAGAATTATTTGAATTCATCAAACTGGAAGACATCAAATCACTATGTTCGCACGTTGTAGAAAACTATGGGAAGATCTTAGAGGATGTTGAATATGTGCAAACGTTTAAAACGTTAAAATCGAAATACGATCAACATCAAGACAAACTCAAGGAGAGAGATAGAG TGAGCGGCAGCGTGGCGGTAGCGGAAGCGGTGGTACCATCTCTATTACGTACGAGATACCGACGCGAGGCGCGGCAGCCGGACGACGAGGAGGAGATGTGGTTCAACGACGAGGACGAGCTCGAGGATGAGGCACCATTAGATGCGCCAGCTACGCACGCGCATCACGCGCTAGACGCGATCG GTAAAATAGTGGAGAAGAAAGTGTGCACGAGCTCGGAGAGCGTGAACGGGCCCAGCCGCGTGCTGCTGACGACGGCGACCGCCAAGCCGGCGCACGCCGACGTTCAG GGTCTGGTGGACTACGACGGTGACTCGGACGAGGAGGAGGAGAGCGGCGGCAGCGGAAGTAGCAGCGGGCCGAGCGCGCCCGGCGAGGAGCGTGATGCCAAGCGGCCGCGGCTCGCGTAG
- the LOC123699719 gene encoding cilia- and flagella-associated protein 36, protein MENLDNNAWVFDSLVGFLHGPVWNVPLQTFIEEKSLPFEPTDDGEVLDRPEYKKIHDEYKNLVDVMLGSFMDDIGISADQFEAACRLSARDLAGLPTYFHKRLFEQIWAANDYEMFVKMMTHKNVELQLQALELIEKRYGAMPSLYSTDTEDFDSSRSDESAEWPDNDDVMIEIKKLQLDDFEVKDEPTVLPEEVIAEKQTLLSKLHSFEKKEEKCVTFADSPKEEKPKIKQSIIPLPAPRKTEVSEEELKARQEYLKQQRDKLLALKKQVREKQLDAVETETSFGGGEISQKAQRPKSARMAQAALAGSAPAPPPDAMQLRRALASKLKTEVVDGTF, encoded by the exons ATGGAAAACTTAGATAATAATGCTTGGGTATTCGATTCCCTTGTCGGATTTCTACATGGTCCAGTGTGGAATGTTCCGCTACAGACATTTATAGAAGAAAAATCGCTtc catTTGAACCAACGGACGACGGGGAAGTTCTCGATAGACCTGAATACAAAAAGATTCATGACGAATACAAAAATTTG GTGGACGTAATGCTTGGTTCCTTTATGGATGATATTGGTATCTCAGCTGATCAGTTTGAAGCAGCATGTCGACTATCGGCCCGTGATCTCGCTGGTCTCCCgacttattttcataaaaggCTCTTTGAACAAATTTGGGCGGCTAACGACTATGAGATGTTTGTTAAAATGATGACTCATAAGAATGTTGAGTTACAACTTCAG GCTTTAGAGCTCATTGAGAAAAGATATGGTGCTATGCCAAGTTTATACTCAACCGACACTGAAGACTTCGATTCGTCGCGAAGTGATGAAAGCGCGGAGTGGCCGGATAATGATGACGTTatgatagaaataaaaaa ATTGCAGCTCGATGATTTCGAAGTAAAGGATGAACCAACAGTGCTCCCGGAAGAGGTGATAGCAGAAAAACAAACACTCTTATCCAAACTTCATAGTTTCGAGAAGAAAGAAGAGAAGTGTGTTACATTTGCAGATTCCCCGAAAGAGGAAAAACCTAAAATTAAACAGAGTATTATTCCCTTACCTGCGCCAAGAAAGACCGAG GTATCTGAGGAAGAATTAAAAGCACGCCAAGAATATCTAAAACAACAGCGCGACAAGTTGTTAGCGCTAAAGAAGCAGGTCCGTGAAAAGCAGCTCGATGCAGTTGAGACCGAAACTTCGTTTGGAG GCGGTGAAATCTCACAAAAAGCGCAAAGGCCCAAATCAGCTCGTATGGCACAAGCGGCGCTAGCTGGGTCCGCCCCGGCCCCGCCCCCCGACGCAATGCAACTACGACGGGCTCTAGCGTCCAAACTCAAAACCGAAGTTGTTGATGGAACtttctaa
- the LOC123699668 gene encoding uncharacterized protein LOC123699668: MCSDLGSDNENHAENVNGFRISLKVERRNVAPLSQRYTISYKNKERNSSWPIKSLFLAILFNIIGFSYVRISLTTSLVIFIVIAFLIFFWVTHTVKEESVLVIPTVCIQSSVKFVVGSEDNYIPWSNIDDIIINEVVKMNRVLFFLTILVKTNEGEGGTKLLPLFKYTKPRLMMLQVIYNQMQTLLLESRNKFTGSGDSSSIVL; encoded by the exons ATGTGTTCAGACCTCGGTTCAGACAATGAAAATCATGCTGAAAATGTCAATGGCTTTCGTATCTCACTTAAAGTCGAAAGACGAAATGTAGCCCCGCTCTCTCAACGTTATACTATATCCTATAAGAACAAGGAACGAAATTCATCTTGGCCTATAAAGTCATTGTTCCTtgctatattatttaatattataggttTTAGTTATGTTCGTATAAGTTTAACTACATCCctggttatttttattgtaatagcTTTTTTGATATTCTTTTGGGTAACACACACCGTTAAGGAAG AAAGTGTATTAGTGATACCCACTGTGTGTATTCAAAGCTCTGTCAAGTTTGTAGTTGGTAGCGAGGATAACTACATTCCGTGGTCTAATATTGATGATATCATTATAAATGAAGTTGTGAAAATG AATCGAGTTTTATTCTTTCTTACAATTCTAGTCAAAACCAACGAAGGAGAAGGAGGAACTAAATTATTACCATTATTTAAA TACACAAAACCAAGGTTGATGATGTTACAAGTGATATATAATCAGATGCAAACTCTGCTTTTGGAGTCGAGAAATAAATTCACAGGGTCCGGTGATTCTTCGTCAATAGTGTTGTAA
- the LOC123699860 gene encoding uncharacterized protein LOC123699860, with amino-acid sequence MSHKNVKTSNESTLSGGGEFFIDDYSHLRFSYYQNRDGPLDSTLETMCNSTLPSDDATSTTMETNVSDIEHVDERQELRNYYVSQIPELPHPANTVASIIASASNSMNSGNMRFKYADKIETAKKQPSAELEFSPSRRSTLMPKKNN; translated from the coding sequence ATGAGtcataaaaatgttaagaCATCTAACGAATCGACTTTATCAGGTGGCGGCGAATTCTTTATTGATGACTATTCACATCTGCGCTTCTCGTACTATCAAAATCGGGATGGCCCACTCGATTCCACACTCGAAACGATGTGCAATTCCACGCTCCCGAGCGATGATGCCACCTCAACCACCATGGAAACAAACGTAAGTGATATTGAACATGTAGATGAAAGGCAGGAACTTCGAAATTATTACGTCTCGCAAATTCCGGAATTGCCGCACCCAGCTAACACGGTAGCTTCCATTATAGCATCTGCTTCAAATAGTATGAATTCAGGCAATATGCGATTCAAATATGCTGACAAAATTGAAACGGCTAAAAAGCAACCTAGTGCTGAATTGGAATTTTCGCCCTCGCGCCGATCAACGCTCATGCCCAAAAAGAATAACTAA
- the LOC123699903 gene encoding uncharacterized protein LOC123699903 — protein MKAALVFLTVLALGLAIPQPRKVFHEHFNDFLDLIFDEAGHDIEHLMEHYQEFEEFNAALDYLKTKDFNNLVHEMEDLPEFKAVVDFLEKDNIDITFFIDIFNSMIDQVERKRQARHQLSGRDMNAFIQDCISEFPKTKLAALFDQKMGEDEEFKSAIENLQSEEWDKVWNALWESEVFLEEVQTLKDNGIDVYWLLVEITAIFGHNILREKMKVALFLLALVTLGLAAPQARKSFHEHFDDFMDLILEESGDEIKHLMEHYLEFDEFRASLDYASTKDFNQLIHEMEDLPEFKAVVEFLEGHEIDIMFFIDKLNDFIDNMVQDERRLRHEVSGKDVNAYIQDIIALFPKEKLSALFDEKIEEYEEFKRAMESLQSEEWGQLWDALWESETFKSEVDTLGEHGIDVRALLYEVLAIFGQN, from the exons ATGAAGGCAGCTTTAGTTTTCTTGACTGTGCTCGCTCTTGGGCTAGCCATCCCTCAGCCCAGGAAAGTCTTCCATGAGCATTTTAATGATTTCTTGGACCTCATATTCGATGAAGCTGGCCATGACATCGAGCATCTGATGGAACATTACCAGGAATTCGAAGAATTTAACGCAGCTCTGGACTATCTGAAGACCAAGGACTTCAACAATCTCGTTCATGAAATGGAGGACTTACCCGAATTCAAAGCT GTCGTTGATTTCTTGGAAAAAGACAACATTGATATCACCTTCTTCATTGACATCTTTAACTCCATGATCG ACCAAGTAGAACGTAAGAGACAGGCCAGGCATCAGCTCAGTGGCAGGGACATGAACGCATTCATTCAGGACTGCATCTCAGAATTCCCTAAAACCAAGTTGGCTGCCTTGTTCGACCAGAAAATGGGTGAGGATGAAGAATTCAAATCCGCCATTGAAAACCTCCAGAGTGAAGAGTGGGACAAGGTATGGAACGCTCTGTGGGAAAGCGAAGTATTCCTGGAAGAAGTCCAAACCCTTAAGGACAATGGTATTGATGTATACTGGCTTCTCGTTGAAATTACAGCTATCTTCGGCCA TAATATTTTGCGAGAGAAAATGAAGGTCGCACTCTTTCTATTGGCTCTAGTTACCTTGGGCTTAGCTGCCCCCCAAGCAAGGAAGTCTTTCCATGAGCATTTTGATGACTTCATGGATCTTATTTTAGAGGAATCCGgtgatgaaataaaacaccTCATGGAACATTATCTAGAATTCGATGAGTTCCGCGCGAGTCTGGACTATGCTTCCACTAAAGATTTCAACCAGCTTATCCATGAGATGGAAGATTTGCCCGAATTTAAAGCC gTGGTTGAATTTTTGGAAGGTCACGAAATCGATATTATGTTCTTCATTGACAAGTTGAATGATTTCATTG acAATATGGTTCAAGACGAGAGAAGATTGAGACATGAAGTTAGCGGCAAAGACGTTAACGCTTATATACAGGATATTATTGCTTTGTTCCCGAAAGAAAAATTATCTGCTCTCTTTGATGAAAAGATTGAAGAATATGAAGAATTCAAGAGGGCTATGGAGAGTTTACAAAGCGAAGAGTGGGGCCAGCTGTGGGATGCTCTGTGGGAATCTGAGACCTTCAAATCTGAAGTCGATACGTTGGGTGAACATGGTATCGATGTAAGAGCTCTGTTATATGAAGTCCTCGCTATCTTTGGACAAAACTAA